CGTGAAACACGGCTTCGAGAGGCCGATGCCTCGGTCGTGGCGATTGCGATGAGGGAACGCGCGTACTTGGGGTCCGATGACGCAAAGGTTCGTCGTGTGGCGGAATTCAAGGGAGTCACCTGCGGCGGCACGGGATATATTCTCTCGCGTTTGATTGCAGAAGGTGTCCTGAAACGGGGGGAGGCTCGAAGTAGTCTCGACGCCCTGATTGCCGGGGGATGGTATTGCGACGTGGACACATACGCCCGGATTCTTGGACAACTGGGGTTGTAGGCGCCTTCAGCTGCCGATTTTGGGGCGAGCCGCTGCCCTCGTCGGGTTCGAATCCGAGCAGGCCCG
This Thermoplasmata archaeon DNA region includes the following protein-coding sequences:
- a CDS encoding DUF3368 domain-containing protein, yielding MVLINLASAKLLDAIRGLPEAVLVPPRVLEETAGVGERLGYPEAIAIREAVEAGTLRVAREADSRVIQRLRRETRLREADASVVAIAMRERAYLGSDDAKVRRVAEFKGVTCGGTGYILSRLIAEGVLKRGEARSSLDALIAGGWYCDVDTYARILGQLGL